A window from Variovorax sp. PBL-E5 encodes these proteins:
- a CDS encoding type VI secretion system Vgr family protein produces MAEYEFKIQSDSPAAPDLMFWRVIGHETLSRPSFYVLTVLSKNEKLAHKDILGHAFDVVIEFLDADGAKHERHCQGHAVRFTRVGEVGRYFRYEISLQSWFGLLARRTNSRILQEKKVLDVLDAVFEDSPIKRFKKTRTDKVIGTHKPRRYCVQHGESDYGFLSRLMEDEGIYYWFDAHDAPGTMHLSDTSDVAHDKLPVADTLHHVESGVTEGRYNEITRFVSTHQFDTGKFASRDSDFKAIRKKLSADKGDPDTHELADLEAFEFPGGYFDGDDTDHTAKLRLDELVARRQRHWALTTWPDVAAGKAFKFAGDPDGTRDGDYLIAACTFVATHPGYESLDLKEEAKPLGAVLKEALADDAVNADTRSALAELIDSTPALRTGMPGTSAFLLTVTPLDMLFRPPRLTPRVTMPGPQTAIVVGPKGDEIHADDFGRVKVHFHWDRYDESNEKSTCWVRVSQPWAGKGWGGYFIPRIGQEVIVDFLNGDPDRPIIIGRLYDDDQPKPFDSHTQSGFRTRSTPKGSAANCNEFRFDDKKGSEQVFLHAEKNQDIEVENDETHWVGHDRTKTIDHDETSHIKNNRTETVDVNEKIDIGSNRTETVGSNEKITIGADRTETVGGSESVTIGANRSLTVGASETVNIGASRTETVGASITQTIGAGVTQTVGAGITQTVGAAINVTSGGPMTFIAAGGFNVIAPGGTKIVDFQLGQIGGQNQIGYAFQFNFSGINLEANIVKGEATACTNAAIGIKTEVVGVETVGATAVQKASALEALSNATGIEMDTLKIFL; encoded by the coding sequence ATGGCTGAATACGAATTCAAGATCCAGAGCGACTCTCCCGCCGCCCCAGACCTGATGTTCTGGCGCGTGATCGGCCACGAGACATTGTCGAGGCCCTCGTTCTACGTCCTGACCGTTCTGTCGAAGAACGAGAAGCTCGCCCACAAGGACATCCTCGGCCATGCCTTCGACGTCGTGATCGAATTCCTCGATGCCGACGGCGCCAAGCATGAACGCCATTGCCAGGGGCACGCGGTGCGCTTCACGCGCGTCGGCGAGGTCGGGCGCTACTTCCGCTACGAGATCTCGCTGCAATCCTGGTTCGGCCTGCTCGCGCGGCGCACCAACTCGCGCATCCTGCAGGAGAAGAAGGTGCTCGACGTGCTCGACGCGGTGTTCGAGGACAGCCCGATCAAGCGCTTCAAGAAGACCCGCACCGACAAGGTCATCGGCACCCACAAGCCGCGGCGCTACTGCGTGCAGCATGGCGAGAGCGACTACGGCTTTCTCTCGCGGCTGATGGAGGACGAGGGCATCTACTACTGGTTCGACGCCCACGACGCGCCCGGCACCATGCACCTGTCGGACACCAGCGACGTCGCGCACGACAAGCTGCCCGTCGCCGACACGCTGCACCACGTCGAAAGCGGCGTCACCGAGGGCCGCTACAACGAGATCACCCGCTTCGTCAGCACGCACCAGTTCGACACTGGCAAGTTCGCCTCGCGCGACAGCGACTTCAAGGCCATCCGCAAGAAGCTCAGCGCCGACAAGGGCGACCCGGACACGCACGAACTCGCCGACCTCGAAGCCTTCGAATTCCCGGGCGGCTACTTCGACGGCGACGACACCGACCACACCGCCAAGCTGCGCCTGGACGAACTGGTCGCGCGCCGCCAGCGCCATTGGGCATTGACCACCTGGCCCGACGTGGCGGCGGGCAAGGCCTTCAAGTTCGCGGGCGATCCCGATGGCACGCGCGACGGCGACTACCTGATCGCGGCCTGCACCTTCGTCGCCACGCACCCCGGCTACGAGAGCCTCGACCTCAAGGAAGAGGCAAAGCCGCTCGGCGCCGTGCTGAAGGAAGCGCTCGCGGACGATGCAGTGAACGCCGACACGCGCAGCGCGCTCGCCGAGCTGATCGACAGCACGCCCGCGCTGCGAACCGGCATGCCCGGCACCAGCGCCTTCCTGCTCACCGTGACGCCGCTCGACATGCTGTTCCGCCCGCCGCGCCTCACGCCGCGCGTCACCATGCCGGGGCCGCAGACCGCGATCGTGGTCGGCCCGAAGGGCGACGAAATTCATGCCGACGATTTCGGCCGCGTGAAGGTGCATTTCCACTGGGACCGCTACGACGAGAGCAACGAGAAATCCACCTGCTGGGTGCGCGTGTCGCAGCCCTGGGCCGGCAAGGGCTGGGGCGGCTACTTCATCCCGCGCATCGGCCAGGAAGTGATCGTCGATTTCCTCAACGGCGACCCCGACCGCCCGATCATCATCGGCCGCCTCTACGACGACGACCAGCCCAAGCCCTTCGACTCGCACACGCAGAGCGGCTTTCGCACGCGCTCCACGCCCAAGGGCAGCGCCGCCAACTGCAACGAGTTCCGCTTCGACGACAAGAAGGGCTCGGAGCAGGTCTTTCTGCATGCCGAGAAGAACCAGGACATCGAGGTCGAGAACGACGAGACGCACTGGGTCGGCCATGACCGCACGAAGACCATCGATCACGACGAGACCAGCCACATCAAGAACAACCGCACCGAGACGGTGGACGTCAACGAGAAGATCGACATCGGCAGCAACCGCACCGAGACCGTGGGCTCGAACGAGAAGATCACGATCGGCGCCGACCGCACCGAGACCGTCGGCGGCAGCGAGAGCGTGACCATCGGCGCCAACCGCAGCCTCACGGTCGGCGCCAGCGAGACCGTCAACATCGGCGCCTCGCGCACCGAGACGGTGGGCGCGAGCATCACGCAAACCATCGGCGCCGGCGTGACGCAGACCGTCGGCGCGGGCATCACGCAGACGGTGGGCGCCGCCATCAACGTGACCTCGGGCGGGCCGATGACCTTCATCGCGGCCGGCGGCTTCAACGTCATCGCGCCGGGCGGCACCAAGATCGTCGACTTCCAGCTCGGCCAGATCGGCGGCCAGAACCAGATCGGCTATGCGTTCCAGTTCAACTTCTCGGGCATCAATCTCGAAGCCAACATCGTCAAGGGCGAGGCCACGGCCTGCACCAATGCGGCCATCGGCATCAAGACCGAAGTGGTCGGCGTCGAGACCGTGGGCGCGACCGCGGTGCAGAAGGCCTCGGCGCTCGAAGCGCTCAGCAACGCGACCGGCATCGAGATGGACACGCTGAAGATCTTCCTGTGA
- the tssH gene encoding type VI secretion system ATPase TssH: protein MSEISRTALFGKLNALAYKAIEGATVFCKMRGNPYVELEHWVAQLLQAQDSDLHRVIQHYQLDISVVAKDMTAALDRLPRGATAISDFSPHIENAIERGWTYATLQFGEAQVRTGYLLVGMLKTPSLRNPLFGLSKQFEKVKVEDLADNFAKICDASPESKMRAQDGTGLGQGTPGEDTGAMAPAAMGKGDALKKFAVDLTEKAKKGEMDPVTGRDEEIRQIVDILMRRRQNNPLLTGEAGVGKTAVVEGFAQRLARGDVPPQLKDVKLLTLDIGLLQAGASMKGEFEQRLRQVIDEVQSSPTPIILFIDEIHTLVGAGGAAGTGDAANLLKPALARGNLRTIGATTWAEYKKYIEKDPALTRRFQVVQVPEPDETKAILMLRGVASVLEKHHRVQLMDEAIEAAVKLSHRYIPARQLPDKAVSLLDTACARVAVSQHATPPEVEDCMRRIEALTVEEEIIGREETIGIDVTKRAAQVQALLAESKAQLEVLDARWKEEKGLVDRLLELRAQLRKGNQPVDSTPPPPGEGRGGGSGASMATDVDPAAAVPPPQPSPQGGGSADRAALLEELHALQTQISTVQGESPLILPSVDAQAVASVVADWTGIPVGRMVKNEVEAVLKLADTLNQRVIGQKHGLEMIARRIQTSRARLDNPSKPIGVFMLCGTSGVGKTETALALAEALYGGEQNIITINMSEFQEAHTVSTLKGAPPGYVGYGEGGILTEAVRRRPYSVVLLDEVEKAHPDVHEIFFQVFDKGWMEDGEGRMIDFKNTIILLTTNAGSELVMSMCRDPELLPEPNALADALKAPLMKVFPPALLGRIVTIPYYPLSPDMMKKIVRLQLGRIKKRVETNHGVPFEYSEAVVEQVVARCQDPESGGRVIDAILTNTVLPTISVEYLQRLAAGAEIRRVALDVKESEFTYAFD, encoded by the coding sequence ATGAGTGAAATCAGCCGCACCGCCCTGTTCGGCAAACTCAATGCGCTGGCCTACAAGGCCATCGAGGGCGCGACCGTGTTCTGCAAGATGCGCGGCAATCCGTACGTCGAGCTCGAACACTGGGTCGCGCAACTGCTGCAGGCGCAGGACTCCGACCTGCACCGCGTGATCCAGCACTACCAGCTCGACATCTCGGTCGTTGCCAAGGACATGACGGCCGCACTCGACCGCCTGCCGCGCGGCGCCACCGCGATCAGCGACTTCTCGCCGCACATCGAGAACGCGATCGAGCGCGGCTGGACCTATGCCACGCTGCAGTTCGGCGAGGCCCAGGTGCGCACCGGCTACCTGCTGGTCGGCATGCTCAAGACGCCGAGCCTGCGCAATCCGCTCTTCGGCCTCTCGAAGCAGTTCGAGAAGGTCAAGGTCGAGGATCTGGCCGACAACTTCGCCAAGATCTGCGACGCCTCGCCCGAATCGAAGATGCGCGCGCAGGACGGCACCGGCCTGGGGCAAGGCACACCGGGCGAGGACACGGGCGCGATGGCGCCGGCCGCGATGGGCAAGGGCGATGCGTTGAAGAAGTTCGCGGTCGACCTCACGGAGAAGGCGAAGAAGGGCGAGATGGACCCGGTCACCGGTCGCGACGAAGAGATTCGCCAGATCGTCGACATCCTGATGCGGCGCCGCCAGAACAACCCGCTGCTGACCGGCGAGGCCGGCGTCGGCAAGACCGCGGTGGTGGAAGGCTTCGCGCAGCGCCTGGCGCGCGGCGACGTGCCGCCGCAGTTGAAGGACGTGAAGCTGCTCACGCTCGACATCGGTTTGCTGCAGGCCGGCGCCAGCATGAAGGGCGAGTTCGAGCAGCGGCTGCGGCAGGTGATCGACGAGGTGCAGTCGTCGCCGACGCCGATCATCCTGTTCATCGACGAGATCCACACCCTGGTCGGCGCCGGCGGCGCGGCCGGCACCGGCGATGCGGCCAACCTTCTGAAGCCCGCGCTCGCGCGCGGCAACCTGCGCACCATCGGCGCCACCACCTGGGCCGAGTACAAGAAATACATCGAGAAGGATCCGGCGCTGACGCGGCGCTTCCAGGTCGTGCAGGTGCCCGAGCCCGACGAGACCAAGGCGATCCTGATGCTGCGCGGCGTGGCCAGCGTGCTCGAGAAGCACCACCGCGTGCAGCTGATGGACGAGGCGATCGAGGCCGCGGTCAAGCTGTCGCACCGCTATATTCCCGCGCGCCAGCTGCCCGACAAGGCGGTGAGTCTGCTCGACACCGCGTGCGCGCGCGTCGCGGTCTCGCAGCATGCGACGCCGCCCGAGGTGGAGGACTGCATGCGGCGCATCGAGGCGCTGACGGTCGAGGAGGAAATCATCGGGCGCGAGGAGACGATCGGCATCGACGTCACCAAGCGTGCTGCGCAGGTGCAGGCGCTGCTGGCCGAATCGAAGGCGCAGCTCGAAGTGCTCGATGCACGGTGGAAAGAGGAGAAGGGCCTCGTCGATCGCTTGCTCGAACTGCGCGCGCAACTGCGCAAAGGCAACCAGCCGGTGGATTCAACCCCTCCCCCTCCGGGGGAGGGCCGGGGTGGGGGCAGCGGCGCATCCATGGCAACGGACGTCGATCCTGCGGCCGCCGTGCCCCCACCCCAACCCTCCCCCCAAGGGGGAGGGAGCGCAGACCGCGCCGCGCTGCTCGAAGAGCTCCATGCGCTGCAGACCCAGATCAGCACCGTGCAAGGCGAGTCACCGCTGATCCTGCCCTCCGTCGATGCGCAGGCCGTGGCCTCGGTGGTCGCCGATTGGACCGGCATCCCGGTCGGCCGCATGGTCAAGAACGAGGTCGAGGCCGTGCTCAAGCTCGCCGACACGCTGAACCAGCGCGTGATCGGCCAGAAGCACGGGCTGGAGATGATCGCGCGCCGCATCCAGACCTCGCGCGCGCGTCTCGACAACCCGAGCAAGCCGATCGGCGTCTTCATGCTGTGCGGCACCTCGGGCGTCGGCAAGACCGAGACCGCGCTCGCGCTGGCCGAGGCGCTGTACGGCGGCGAGCAGAACATCATCACCATCAACATGAGCGAGTTCCAGGAGGCGCACACCGTCTCCACGCTCAAGGGCGCGCCGCCCGGCTATGTGGGCTACGGCGAGGGCGGCATCCTGACCGAGGCGGTGCGGCGCCGGCCCTATTCGGTGGTGCTGCTCGACGAGGTCGAGAAGGCGCATCCGGACGTGCACGAGATCTTCTTCCAGGTCTTCGACAAGGGCTGGATGGAAGACGGCGAGGGCCGCATGATCGATTTCAAGAACACGATCATCCTGTTGACCACCAACGCCGGCAGCGAGCTCGTGATGAGCATGTGCCGCGACCCCGAGCTGCTGCCCGAGCCGAACGCGCTGGCCGATGCGCTGAAGGCGCCGCTGATGAAGGTATTCCCGCCGGCGCTGCTGGGCCGCATCGTCACCATCCCGTACTACCCGCTGTCGCCCGACATGATGAAGAAGATCGTCCGGCTGCAGCTGGGCCGCATCAAGAAGCGCGTCGAGACCAACCACGGCGTGCCCTTCGAGTACAGCGAGGCGGTGGTCGAGCAAGTCGTCGCGCGTTGCCAGGACCCCGAATCCGGCGGCCGCGTGATCGACGCCATCCTGACCAACACCGTGCTGCCTACGATCTCGGTCGAGTACTTGCAACGGCTGGCTGCGGGTGCGGAGATTCGGCGTGTGGCGCTCGATGTCAAGGAGAGTGAGTTCACGTATGCCTTCGATTGA
- the tssG gene encoding type VI secretion system baseplate subunit TssG has translation MRDTPDPVAPPSTARPESVGERLLAWSADPWAYDYFAVMRRLESLAAASPRWGHALLPSAEPVRVGQEPSLSFAPASFSRFEPATADSPPRLRQQFFGYLGPNGPLPVHLSDFIRERTLNHGDPTWLAFLDTFSHRFALYFYRAWAQSRPAVGLDRPGEDGFRRHVGALVGIGTEARQQRDEIHDDARLHFSGWLARRVHNAEGVEAVLCSYFGVPVRLEPWVGHWMPLPAEELTRLGRGEASRTMGLGAMLGRRAWDRQHRVRLHLGPLSLERYREFLPIGAARPALQRWMQQLLGDELYWDAELMLEKAEVPPTRLGRQRGGNAPRLGWISWLGERPRAGDAADVRIDGDARLVRAVALSSTDARSS, from the coding sequence GTGCGGGACACGCCAGATCCTGTAGCGCCACCATCGACCGCGCGGCCCGAGAGTGTCGGCGAACGGCTGCTCGCGTGGTCGGCCGATCCGTGGGCGTATGACTACTTCGCCGTCATGCGCCGGCTCGAGTCGCTCGCGGCCGCTTCGCCGCGCTGGGGCCATGCGCTGCTGCCGAGCGCGGAGCCGGTGCGCGTCGGGCAGGAGCCTTCGCTGTCCTTCGCGCCCGCGAGCTTCAGCCGCTTCGAGCCCGCGACCGCCGATTCGCCGCCGCGCCTGCGCCAGCAGTTCTTCGGCTACCTCGGGCCGAACGGGCCGCTGCCGGTGCACCTGAGCGACTTCATCCGCGAACGCACCCTCAATCACGGCGACCCAACCTGGCTCGCCTTTCTCGACACCTTCTCGCACCGCTTCGCGCTCTACTTCTATCGCGCGTGGGCGCAATCGCGGCCCGCGGTCGGACTCGACCGGCCGGGCGAGGACGGCTTTCGGCGCCATGTCGGCGCCCTGGTCGGCATCGGCACCGAAGCGCGCCAGCAGCGCGACGAGATCCATGACGATGCGCGCCTGCATTTCTCGGGCTGGCTCGCGCGCCGCGTGCACAACGCCGAGGGTGTCGAAGCCGTGCTATGCAGCTACTTCGGCGTGCCGGTGCGGCTCGAGCCCTGGGTCGGCCACTGGATGCCGTTGCCCGCCGAAGAGCTCACGCGCCTCGGCCGTGGCGAGGCCTCGCGCACAATGGGACTGGGCGCGATGCTGGGCCGGCGCGCCTGGGACCGCCAGCACCGCGTGCGGCTGCACCTCGGGCCGCTCTCGCTCGAACGCTATCGCGAGTTCCTGCCGATCGGCGCCGCACGCCCCGCGCTGCAACGCTGGATGCAGCAGCTGCTGGGCGACGAACTCTACTGGGATGCCGAGCTGATGCTGGAGAAGGCCGAGGTGCCGCCCACGCGCCTCGGCCGCCAGCGCGGCGGCAACGCACCGCGGCTCGGCTGGATCTCGTGGCTCGGCGAACGGCCACGGGCCGGCGACGCAGCCGACGTCCGCATCGACGGCGATGCGCGCCTTGTGCGCGCTGTCGCACTTTCATCCACGGACGCTCGTTCGTCTTGA
- the tssF gene encoding type VI secretion system baseplate subunit TssF: MTLYEQELRYFRESASEFARAFPKIANRLGIEGQEVADPYVERLIEATAFLSARVGLKLDAEYPRFTGHLLDIVYPHFMAPTPSMIVVSMATDPDDASLASGPMLPRGSGLRARQAVGQNTHCEFRTARALRVWPIEVQRAQYFTYAPDLPLNQHPQSREIRGGLRIALRATAALRFDQIPLDELLIHFGGAEDVAWQLHECMLGKPLGVLVQPLGANGAASGAAGSAVRSLPGSVVEPVGFDDDEALLPATATGFSGHRLVQEYFAFPQRFQFARITGLARVLATMAASDIEIVVLFSRGDAALEKLVSADNIQLNCVPAVNLFSKRLDRVAVTEGVSQFHLLADRTRPQDFEVHTVTEVVGHGSPGAEAASEQVFLPFYAAFHGSRHSHPAYFTTTREPRMLSVRQRTEGHRSSHIGSELYLQIVDPQQAPYASAMRQLAVTALVTNRDLPLLMPLGRENDFDCIDAFPVQRVRMVRGPSRPVSPVVSQGLGWRVIDHLALNYLSLADSTPQQGAAALREMLMLYAVHADEVRQGQVRGLLSVRAKPVARRLPLAGPIAFGRGLEVTLEVDRGAFHGHSAFLFGAVLARYLARHVEVNHFVETVLTISGRGETMRWRPLCGTRQIL; the protein is encoded by the coding sequence TTGACCCTGTACGAACAGGAGCTGCGTTACTTTCGCGAAAGCGCGTCGGAGTTCGCGCGTGCGTTTCCGAAGATCGCCAACCGCCTCGGCATCGAGGGCCAGGAAGTCGCCGATCCCTATGTCGAACGGCTGATCGAGGCCACCGCCTTCCTGTCGGCGCGCGTCGGCCTCAAGCTCGATGCCGAGTACCCGCGCTTCACCGGCCACTTGCTGGACATCGTCTATCCGCACTTCATGGCGCCGACGCCGTCGATGATCGTGGTGTCGATGGCGACCGACCCCGACGACGCGAGCCTTGCGAGCGGGCCGATGCTGCCGCGCGGCAGCGGCCTGCGCGCGCGGCAGGCGGTGGGGCAGAACACGCACTGCGAATTCCGCACCGCGCGCGCGCTGCGCGTCTGGCCGATCGAGGTGCAGCGCGCGCAGTACTTCACCTATGCGCCCGACCTGCCGCTCAACCAGCATCCGCAGTCGCGCGAGATCCGCGGCGGCCTGCGCATCGCGCTGCGTGCCACGGCGGCGCTGCGCTTCGACCAGATCCCGCTCGATGAACTGCTGATCCATTTCGGCGGCGCCGAGGACGTGGCCTGGCAGCTGCACGAATGCATGCTCGGCAAGCCGCTGGGCGTGCTGGTGCAGCCGCTGGGCGCCAACGGCGCGGCCAGCGGCGCGGCCGGCAGCGCGGTGCGCAGCCTGCCGGGCAGCGTGGTCGAGCCGGTCGGCTTCGACGACGACGAGGCGCTGCTGCCGGCGACGGCCACCGGCTTCTCGGGCCATCGGCTGGTGCAGGAGTACTTCGCGTTTCCGCAGCGCTTCCAGTTCGCGCGCATCACCGGCCTCGCGCGCGTGCTCGCGACGATGGCGGCGAGCGACATCGAGATCGTCGTGCTCTTCTCGCGCGGCGACGCGGCGCTCGAAAAGCTGGTGAGCGCCGACAACATCCAGCTGAACTGCGTGCCCGCGGTCAATCTCTTCAGCAAGCGGCTCGACCGCGTGGCGGTGACCGAGGGCGTGAGCCAGTTCCATTTGCTGGCCGACCGCACGCGGCCGCAGGACTTCGAAGTGCACACCGTGACCGAGGTGGTGGGCCACGGCAGCCCCGGTGCCGAGGCCGCGTCCGAGCAGGTCTTCCTGCCTTTCTATGCCGCCTTCCATGGCAGCCGCCACAGCCACCCGGCCTACTTCACCACCACGCGCGAGCCGCGCATGCTGTCGGTGCGCCAGCGCACCGAAGGCCATCGCAGCAGCCACATCGGCTCCGAGCTCTATTTGCAGATCGTCGATCCGCAGCAGGCGCCCTATGCGAGCGCGATGCGGCAGCTGGCGGTCACGGCACTGGTCACCAACCGCGACCTGCCCTTGCTGATGCCGCTCGGGCGCGAGAACGACTTCGATTGCATCGATGCGTTTCCGGTGCAGCGCGTGCGCATGGTGCGCGGTCCGTCGCGGCCGGTGTCGCCGGTGGTGAGCCAGGGACTGGGCTGGCGCGTGATCGACCATCTCGCGCTCAACTATCTTTCTCTCGCCGACAGCACGCCGCAGCAGGGCGCGGCCGCGCTGCGCGAGATGCTGATGCTCTACGCCGTGCATGCCGACGAGGTGCGCCAGGGCCAGGTGCGCGGGCTGTTGTCGGTGCGCGCGAAGCCGGTCGCGCGCCGCTTGCCGCTGGCCGGGCCGATCGCGTTCGGGCGCGGGCTGGAGGTCACGCTCGAAGTGGACCGCGGCGCCTTCCATGGGCACAGCGCCTTCCTGTTCGGCGCGGTGCTGGCGCGCTACCTCGCGCGGCATGTCGAGGTCAATCACTTCGTCGAGACCGTGCTCACGATCTCCGGCCGCGGCGAGACCATGCGATGGAGGCCGCTGTGCGGGACACGCCAGATCCTGTAG
- the tssE gene encoding type VI secretion system baseplate subunit TssE — protein sequence MAELTAQERLQPSLLDRLVDNAPGEKRESDDKRTLTRQALRQAVLRDLSWLFNATGYGLAFDDKRYPNAARSVLNYGLPMLSGQFTSSVQRVSMEQALKNAILQFEPRILPRTLEVELVMEGSALDSHNRIGLQIRGMLWAQPVPLEFLMRSRIDLEEGRIEIQDMALPQR from the coding sequence ATGGCTGAGCTCACCGCGCAGGAGCGCCTGCAGCCTTCGCTGCTCGATCGCCTGGTCGACAACGCGCCGGGCGAGAAGCGCGAGAGCGACGACAAGCGCACGCTGACGCGGCAGGCGCTGCGCCAGGCCGTGCTGCGCGACCTGTCGTGGCTCTTCAACGCGACGGGCTACGGCCTGGCCTTCGACGACAAGCGCTATCCGAATGCGGCGCGCTCGGTGCTCAACTACGGATTGCCTATGCTGTCCGGCCAGTTCACGTCCTCCGTGCAGCGTGTCAGCATGGAACAGGCTTTGAAGAACGCGATCCTGCAGTTCGAGCCCCGCATCCTGCCTCGCACACTCGAAGTTGAACTCGTCATGGAAGGCTCGGCACTTGATTCCCACAACCGCATCGGCCTGCAGATCCGCGGCATGCTCTGGGCGCAGCCCGTGCCGCTCGAATTCCTGATGCGCAGCCGGATCGACCTCGAAGAGGGCCGCATCGAGATCCAGGACATGGCCTTGCCACAGCGATAG
- a CDS encoding type VI secretion system accessory protein TagJ has product MTLSAELLQAADPTGALRALSDEVRAKPGDSKLRVFMAQLLCVLGQWERALNQLNVAAELDALAVPMKQVYGEAIRCEGLRADVFAGTRTPMVFGQPDEWLALLIESLLRQGRGEAAMAEDLRQRAFDAAPGSAGTLDGQPFEWLADADMRLGPVLEAFVNGRYYWVPFARLAHIKFDPPEDLRDAVWLPAHLQFENGGETLALVPARYEGTEKSGDGALQLARKTEWRELRPEVWAGLGQRMWSSDAGEHALLDVREILFDAAAASPAEGRDG; this is encoded by the coding sequence ATGACACTTTCCGCCGAACTCCTTCAAGCCGCCGATCCCACGGGTGCGCTCAGGGCCCTCAGCGACGAGGTGCGCGCCAAGCCCGGCGACAGCAAGCTGCGCGTCTTCATGGCACAGCTCCTGTGCGTGCTCGGGCAATGGGAGCGCGCGCTCAACCAGCTCAACGTCGCGGCCGAGCTCGATGCGCTCGCGGTGCCGATGAAGCAGGTCTATGGCGAGGCGATCCGTTGCGAAGGATTGCGCGCCGACGTGTTCGCCGGCACGCGCACGCCGATGGTGTTCGGCCAGCCCGACGAGTGGCTGGCGCTCCTGATCGAATCGCTGCTGCGCCAGGGCCGCGGCGAGGCCGCGATGGCCGAAGACCTGCGCCAGCGCGCCTTCGATGCCGCGCCGGGCAGCGCGGGCACGCTCGACGGCCAGCCCTTCGAATGGCTGGCCGATGCCGACATGCGCCTCGGCCCGGTGCTCGAAGCCTTCGTGAACGGGCGCTACTACTGGGTGCCGTTCGCGCGCCTGGCGCACATCAAGTTCGACCCGCCCGAGGATCTGCGCGACGCCGTGTGGCTGCCCGCGCACCTGCAGTTCGAGAACGGCGGCGAGACGCTGGCGCTGGTGCCGGCGCGCTACGAAGGCACCGAGAAGAGCGGCGACGGCGCGCTGCAGCTCGCGCGCAAGACCGAGTGGCGCGAGCTGCGCCCCGAGGTCTGGGCCGGCCTCGGCCAGCGCATGTGGAGCAGCGATGCCGGCGAGCACGCGCTGCTGGATGTGCGCGAGATCCTCTTCGATGCCGCTGCCGCATCGCCCGCGGAAGGCCGCGATGGCTGA
- a CDS encoding type VI secretion system tube protein Hcp → MSWTLDGTLDPDEALRLLDHMSGESGNDFVMLIENKGAVVEGESERAYEDGKQRMDIAGYTYLAEVVTPPGASKGKVRNKSLIVIRDCDAATASIASLMKNQDSDIKVQLSVFKAGGDTAKDMQPTLEFVLEGARVDSHAILTGGKPKRACEIVCFAYRKIEIRSAPQKITGQRGAVRSCVFG, encoded by the coding sequence ATGAGCTGGACCCTCGATGGAACCCTGGACCCCGACGAGGCGCTGCGCCTGCTGGACCACATGTCGGGTGAATCCGGCAACGACTTCGTGATGCTGATCGAGAACAAGGGCGCGGTCGTCGAAGGCGAGTCCGAGCGCGCCTACGAGGACGGCAAGCAGCGCATGGACATCGCCGGCTACACCTACCTCGCCGAGGTCGTCACGCCGCCCGGCGCCAGCAAGGGCAAGGTGCGCAACAAGTCGCTGATCGTGATCCGCGACTGCGACGCGGCCACGGCCTCGATCGCGAGCCTGATGAAGAACCAGGACAGCGACATCAAGGTGCAGCTGTCGGTCTTCAAGGCCGGCGGCGACACCGCCAAGGACATGCAGCCGACGCTCGAATTCGTGCTCGAGGGCGCGCGTGTCGATTCGCACGCGATCCTCACCGGCGGCAAGCCGAAGCGGGCGTGCGAGATCGTGTGCTTCGCGTACCGGAAGATCGAGATTCGATCGGCACCTCAAAAAATTACGGGCCAACGCGGTGCAGTCCGCAGTTGTGTCTTCGGGTGA